In Halobacillus amylolyticus, the following proteins share a genomic window:
- a CDS encoding DUF7147 family protein, with product MIQKFIELGEGYADIYELTELGRQMPDRIQHAIAFYSEKSNRPVASLALIMKPTPEQKFQPIYLCREGIPNPHERPNQRFELFKEMVESSEKKVNEFTVKPSNAFPETELYYQYLIGILRTNKFIPPLS from the coding sequence TTGATCCAAAAATTTATTGAACTCGGAGAAGGGTATGCGGATATTTACGAACTTACTGAATTAGGCCGGCAAATGCCTGATCGAATACAACACGCGATTGCTTTTTACAGTGAAAAGTCAAATCGTCCAGTTGCCTCTCTCGCACTCATTATGAAACCTACCCCTGAGCAAAAGTTTCAACCAATCTATCTATGCAGAGAAGGGATCCCTAACCCGCATGAAAGGCCGAACCAACGTTTTGAACTTTTCAAGGAGATGGTGGAAAGCAGTGAGAAGAAAGTGAATGAATTCACGGTTAAACCTTCAAATGCCTTCCCCGAAACCGAGTTGTATTATCAATATTTAATCGGTATCCTTAGAACGAACAAATTTATTCCTCCACTCTCATAA